From bacterium, the proteins below share one genomic window:
- a CDS encoding deoxyguanosinetriphosphate triphosphohydrolase, with the protein MKKNFEEREKYILEKYAVFSFKTLGRKYKEEEHFMRTPFQRDRDRIIHSTAFRRLEYKTQVFIYHEGDYYRNRLTHTLEVQQIARTIARELKVNEDLVEAISLAHDLGHTPFGHKGESVLNEIMQLHGFPGFEHNRQGLRIVDYLEERYPDFPGLNLTYEVREGIIKHMTSYDIPLIGKEFEEFIKFKSPTIEAQIVNIADEIAYTCHDLDDGIKSEIITYKDVEDVELWKEIERISDLDKQPEKHKRHIMIRNLINYLVVDLIEETKKNLSKINPQSVEDVRNSEIIVKNSEKVRTQHAELKKFLEEKMYKHPKVIRMTEKGGRIIRELFYAYYNEPRQLPYHIQKKIEKEPKEIVICDYIAGMTDRFALSEYQKLFDPTSF; encoded by the coding sequence ATGAAAAAAAATTTTGAAGAAAGAGAAAAATATATACTTGAGAAATATGCGGTTTTTAGTTTTAAAACTTTAGGAAGAAAATACAAAGAAGAAGAACATTTTATGAGAACCCCTTTCCAGAGAGATAGGGATAGAATAATTCATTCAACAGCATTCAGACGGCTTGAATATAAAACACAGGTTTTTATATATCATGAAGGTGACTATTACAGAAACAGATTAACCCATACCCTTGAAGTTCAGCAAATTGCACGAACCATAGCAAGAGAACTGAAGGTTAACGAGGACTTAGTTGAAGCAATATCTCTTGCACACGACCTCGGGCATACACCTTTTGGTCATAAAGGAGAATCTGTTTTAAATGAAATAATGCAATTACATGGTTTTCCGGGTTTTGAACATAATAGACAGGGTTTGAGAATAGTGGACTATCTTGAAGAAAGATATCCGGATTTTCCGGGATTGAATTTAACATATGAAGTAAGGGAGGGAATAATAAAACACATGACAAGTTATGATATTCCACTAATAGGTAAAGAGTTTGAAGAATTTATAAAATTTAAATCCCCTACTATTGAAGCACAAATTGTAAATATTGCAGATGAAATTGCTTATACCTGTCATGACCTTGATGACGGTATTAAATCCGAAATAATAACTTATAAGGATGTAGAGGATGTTGAATTATGGAAAGAAATAGAAAGAATAAGTGATTTAGATAAACAACCGGAAAAACATAAAAGACATATAATGATAAGAAATCTCATAAACTATCTTGTAGTAGATTTGATTGAAGAAACAAAGAAAAATCTGTCAAAAATAAATCCACAATCTGTTGAAGACGTTAGAAATTCAGAAATTATAGTGAAAAACTCTGAAAAAGTTAGAACTCAACATGCTGAATTGAAAAAATTTCTTGAAGAAAAAATGTATAAACATCCTAAAGTTATAAGGATGACAGAAAAAGGAGGAAGAATTATAAGGGAACTATTTTATGCTTATTATAATGAACCAAGACAGTTGCCCTATCACATTCAAAAGAAAATAGAAAAAGAACCAAAAGAAATTGTTATTTGTGACTATATTGCAGGTATGACTGATAGATTTGCTTTAAGTGAATATCAGAAATTATTTGACCCTACTTCTTTTTGA